A window of Garra rufa chromosome 6, GarRuf1.0, whole genome shotgun sequence genomic DNA:
ACTTGTCCTTGGAGTGCGTTACTCATCATAAAGAGAGACATGTGCTAAACATCCAACACATGATTTAGATATGAAATGTAACAAATAGCTAGTCTCAGAATTTCAATCTTGGATAGTTTTTTATCAGGGGGCAGTGTAGGTAACAGCTTCCTCAGTTCGGCAAAGGCAACGTTGAAGGCTTCGACCCGGATTCTCTCGCGGGTGGCGTGGGCTGAACGGTATTTCGCTGTGGCGCGCCTGCGCCTCCTCTTTTCCTCCCTGCTGAGGGCTTGCGGGGCCAAAGATTTCGTCTTGCCCTCTCCCTCCATGGGCTCGTCCGTGATGCAGCCAACCTTGATATCGTTCAGCATAGTTTCAGCGTCTGACTGGCTCCACGGTAGATCTGAATCAGTTTGTTCTGGACTCAGCATCATTTTCAGTTTCAACTTAGTTA
This region includes:
- the LOC141337327 gene encoding helix-loop-helix protein 2-like, translating into MMLSPEQTDSDLPWSQSDAETMLNDIKVGCITDEPMEGEGKTKSLAPQALSREEKRRRRRATAKYRSAHATRERIRVEAFNVAFAELRKLLPTLPPDKKLSKIEILRLAICYISYLNHVLDV